Proteins encoded together in one Telopea speciosissima isolate NSW1024214 ecotype Mountain lineage chromosome 6, Tspe_v1, whole genome shotgun sequence window:
- the LOC122665677 gene encoding tRNA(adenine(34)) deaminase, chloroplastic produces the protein MHNAYFSSAMALRSKGSLSFSFNDYRYLLNERIEKSSYPPCTCCALSIHRVPIYLRFLYGSRQSSLIHCSCSRRLILVGFDRYCRLPLCDLDRGCNGVSCSLEESSVCRRRRRRRDGRFGCMVWEEKSESCDSGIDGSAEAMLSLLTEELGEKFVVRSAARRDLVEKRGRVVDERFGKEKESVLAKSSERNSKGAYESITVRLREKFHQPTGSGRVVDESSRKEKECVQDKLLERNSKGVCESITVKSRGKFHQRSGSGRIVNERSRKEKEGVQDKSSERNSKGACESITVKSRGKFHQQSGSGRAVDERSRKEKEYVQDKSLERNSKGACESITVKSREKFHQQSGSGRSEASSRTKNDGLRREGSGCSSYYSVLSSSDIERDTDVQVKHAEFVGESSSGYSEKELRSSREDVLGVDVRKQFKSYDEDLGRYREISRQRNAAGSAVGSDTMRSGHEGSLRSKAENKITEISVGPLESRGEFSQKFSTKGEFKESGIEMVSSHEKQFRGREGDSTSFVNLVEGTAESNSQIGLMIHEHTDSRRKSQQVQNMSEIHAIDLQRASSSRKRFNGKEGDLTFAVNLVQETGEGNRKTVNETIETTDLRRKSRQLTKVSKDSNLERANTSQKGFETGMNIREEIPTSFQSSILESNDQQSQIYQGVNWNTKLRRESQDVTNMSEMTAGAAETAFTSQTLSETRVSGRERNSASILVDLVHEGRQDGSVSGERVIEQVGQRKESPRIVKASSFPRSTTKTPFHSIPQARVQHMGVTAENDRNSKIMLTPSPSQLVGVRTGYARIQASGEFSESSSSFLFTHPPTQNPAAPNEVNVETRTAETFGEHSRRESQDLTNMSEMTAGATETAFTSQTLSETRVSGRERNSASILVDLVHEGRHDGSVSGERVIERVGLRKQSPRIVKASSFPKSTTKTPFHSIPQARVQHMGVTAENDRNSKIMLTPSPSQLVGVRSGYARIQASGEFSESSSSFLFTHPPTQNPASANEVNVETRPAETFGEHSRRESQDLTNMSEMTAGATETAFTSQTLSETRVSGRERNSASILVDLVHEGRQDGSVSGERVIEQVGLRKESPRIVKASSFPRSTTKTPFHSIPQARVQHMGVTAENDRNSKIMLTPLPSQLVGVRTGYARIQASGEFSESSSSFLFTHPPTQNPASPNEVNVETRTDETIGEHSSLVLHDDALDAANNFERSSSQFVGEFVEKVQDEMLTSKIQKERSSDTMSVYKDVKYIQQGPSQHVSEGLQLKRPDSRRSSDVSGSKGPADEMWDVMDPSLHESSWREAPEEGTSTSGSAIVGRTGRSFWGIIADVARMRWGSENSNSALKSGRSSSNESFYGEARFSGHEPDENNYEDVKKRQRGILKEHISVGQPQPGEASTQIETEVSEEKISLNRISGIEADTSSYSGDIERGITRQGSSLASVEERSGWKEDGGSDLAIPSSIAPVDSSLPLPTRRFIRSPVIERIPESSKAEVSRSAVKEHMEQPTREKLTEVHSTDGKDAELKRRKLQRNKQVPKDRFDEWEKAYKLETEQRKVDIMFMREALLEAQRAADIWEVPVGAVLVRNGEIIARGCNLVEELRDSTAHAEMICIREASNLLQTWRLSDTTLYVTLEPCPMCAGAILQARIDTVVWGAPNKLLGADGSWVRLFPSGGDGGSRSDLTNQPAGPIHPFHPKITIRRRVLETECAEVMQQFFHLRRMKKEPKPEPKPEPPCLPVSTHPSKFFSKIHDMFSIMFCL, from the exons ATGCACAACGCTTACTTTAGCTCAGCCATGGCGCTTAGGAGCAAAgggtctctttctttttccttcaatGATTACCGTTACTTATTGAATGAAAGAATTGAGAAATCTTCATATCCTCCTTGTACTTGCTGTGCTTTATCAATCCATAGAGTGCCCATATACCTTAGATTTTTATATGGGTCGAGGCAGTCTTCCTTGATTCATTGCTCGTGTTCTAGGAGGCTCATCTTAGTTGGTTTTGACCGTTACTGTCGCTTGCCCCTTTGTGATCTTGATCGAGGCTGCAATGGAGTTTCTTGCTCTCTTGAGGAGAGTAGTGTttgtaggaggaggaggaggaggagagatgggaGGTTTGGTTGTATGGTTTGGGAGGAGAAGAGTGAGAGTTGTGATTCAGGTATTGATGGAAGTGCTGAAGCAATGCTCAGCTTGTTGACTGAAGAACTTGGTGAGAAGTTTGTTGTTCGATCAGCAGCAAGGCGAGACCTAgtggagaagagagggagagtaGTTGATGAACGTTTTGGGAAAGAAAAGGAGTCTGTTCTGGCCAAATCGTCGGAGAGGAATTCAAAGGGTGCATATGAATCTATTACAGTTAGGTTGAGGGAAAAATTTCATCAGCCGACAGGGTCAGGGAGAGTAGTTGATGAAAGTTCTAGGAAAGAAAAGGAGTGTGTTCAGGACAAATTGTTGGAGAGGAATTCAAAGGGTGTATGTGAATCTATTACAGTTAAGTCTAGGGGAAAATTCCATCAGCGGTCAGGGTCAGGGAGAATAGTCAATGAACGTTCtaggaaagaaaaggagggtgttCAAGACAAATCGTCGGAGAGGAATTCAAAGGGTGCATGTGAATCTATTACTGTTAAGTCGAGGGGAAAATTCCATCAGCAGTCAGGGTCAGGGAGAGCAGTTGATGAACGTTCTAGGAAAGAAAAGGAGTATGTTCAGGACAAATCGTTGGAGAGGAATTCAAAAGGTGCATGTGAATCTATTACAGTTAAGTCGAGGGAAAAATTCCATCAGCAGTCAGGGTCAGGGAGGAGTGAAGCTTCTTCAAGGACTAAAAATGATGGGCTTAGAAGAGAAGGTTCAGGCTGCTCATCGTACTACTCAGTGTTATCTTCTAGTGATATTGAGAGGGATACCGATGTTCAGGTTAAACATGCAGAGTTTGTTGGGGAATCTTCAAGTGGTTATTCAGAGAAGGAATTGAGAAGTAGCAGAGAGGATGTTCTTGGAGTGGATGTCAGGAAACAGTTTAAGAGTTATGATGAAGATTTAGGCAGATACAGGGAAATCTCGAGACAGAGAAACGCTGCAGGGTCTGCAGTCGGGTCAGATACAATGAGGAGTGGTCATGAAGGGAGTTTAAGAAGCAAGGCTGAGAACAAGATTACTGAGATATCTGTTGGGCCACTAGAATCAAGGGGAGAGTTTTCACAGAAGTTCTCCACAAAAGGTGAGTTTAAAGAGAGTGGCATAGAAATGGTTTCTAGTCATGAGAAGCAATTCAGAGGTAGGGAAGGGGATTCAACTTCATTTGTGAATTTGGTTGAGGGAACAGCAGAGAGTAATAGTCAAATCGGTCTAATGATTCATGAACATACAGATTCAAGAAGAAAATCCCAACAAGTTCAAAATATGTCAGAGATTCATGCAATTGATTTGCAGAGGGCCTCCAGCTCCCGAAAGCGATTCAATGGCAAAGAAGGGGACTTAACTTTTGCTGTTAATTTGGTCCAGGAAACTGGAGAGGGAAATAGAAAAACAGTTAATGAAACTATTGAAACAACTGACTTAAGAAGAAAATCACGACAGCTGACCAAAGTTTCAAAGGATAGTAACCTTGAAAGGGCTAACACTTCACAGAAGGGTTTTGAAACTGGAATGAATATCAGGGAAGAAATTCCAACTTCATTTCAGAGTTCCATTCTGGAGTCCAATGACCAACAGAGCCAAATTTATCAAGGAGTTAATTGGAATACTAAATTAAGGAGAGAATCTCAGGATGTAACAAATATGTCAGAGATGACTGCTGGTGCTGCTGAAACTGCCTTCACTTCACAAACACTTTCTGAAACAAGAGTGAGTGGCAGAGAAAGAAATTCAGCTTCAATTTTGGTGGATCTGGTTCATGAGGGGAGACAAGATGGTAGCGTATCTGGAGAAAGAGTCATTGAACAAGTTGGACAAAGAAAAGAGTCTCCAAGGATAGTAAAAGCATCAAGTTTCCCCAGGAGCACCACCAAGACACCATTTCATTCAATTCCACAAGCAAGAGTGCAACATATGGGTGTAACAGCAGAAAATGATAGGAATTCAAAGATTATGCTGACGCCTTCGCCATCTCAATTGGTAGGTGTGAGAACTGGGTATGCAAGAATACAGGCTTCTGGCGAGTTCTCAGAAAGTAGTTCTAGCTTTTTGTTTACACATCCACCAACACAAAATCCAGCTGCCCCCAATGAAGTTAATGTTGAAACTAGAACTGCTGAGACTTTTGGAGAGCATTCAAGGAGAGAATCTCAGGATCTAACAAATATGTCAGAGATGACTGCGGGTGCTACTGAAACTGCCTTCACTTCACAAACACTTTCTGAAACAAGAGTGAGTGGCAGAGAAAGAAATTCAGCTTCAATTTTGGTggatctggttcatgaagggaGACATGATGGTAGCGTATCTGGAGAAAGAGTCATTGAACGAGTTGGACTAAGGAAACAGTCTCCAAGGATAGTAAAGGCATCAAGTTTTCCCAAGAGCACCACCAAGACACCATTTCATTCAATTCCACAAGCAAGAGTGCAACATATGGGTGTAACAGCAGAAAATGATAGGAATTCAAAGATTATGTTGACGCCTTCGCCATCTCAATTGGTAGGTGTGAGATCTGGGTATGCAAGAATACAGGCTTCTGGTGAGTTCTCAGAAAGTAGTTCTAGCTTTTTGTTTACACATCCACCAACACAAAATCCAGCTTCCGCCAATGAAGTTAATGTTGAAACTAGACCTGCTGAGACTTTTGGAGAGCATTCAAGGAGAGAATCTCAGGACCTAACAAATATGTCAGAGATGACTGCTGGTGCTACTGAAACTGCCTTCACTTCACAAACACTTTCTGAAACAAGAGTGAGTGGCAGAGAAAGAAATTCAGCTTCAATTTTGGTggatctggttcatgaagggaGACAAGATGGTAGCGTATCTGGAGAAAGAGTCATTGAACAAGTTGGACTAAGGAAAGAGTCTCCAAGGATAGTAAAAGCATCAAGTTTCCCCAGGAGCACCACCAAGACACCATTTCATTCAATTCCACAAGCAAGAGTGCAACATATGGGTGTAACAGCAGAAAATGATAGGAATTCAAAGATTATGCTGACGCCTTTGCCATCTCAATTGGTAGGTGTGAGAACTGGGTATGCAAGAATACAGGCTTCTGGCGAGTTCTCAGAAAGTAGTTCCAGCTTTTTGTTTACACATCCACCAACACAAAATCCAGCTTCCCCCAATGAAGTTAATGTTGAAACTAGAACTGATGAGACTATTGGAGAGCATTCAAGTCTTGTGCTCCATGATGATGCATTGGATGCAGCTAATAATTTTGAGAGGTCCTCCAGTCAGTTTGTTGGTGAGTTTGTGGAGAAGGTCCAAGATGAAATGTTGACATCCAAAATCCAGAAGGAAAGAAGTTCTGATACTATGTCAGTGTATAAAGACGTGAAATATATACAGCAGGGTCCCAGTCAACACGTATCTGAGGGCTTGCAGTTGAAGAGGCCTGATTCAAGGCGGTCATCTGATGTCTCTGGATCAAAGGGGCCCGCAGATGAAATGTGGGATGTCATGGACCCATCTTTGcatgaatcttcttggagagaaGCACCTGAGGAAGGCACTTCCACATCTGGGAGTGCCATTGTCGGGAGAACCGGCAGGTCCTTCTGGGGTATTATTGCAGATGTAGCTCGAATGCGATGGGGTTCTGAAAATAGTAATTCAGCTCTAAAATCAGGTAGGAGTTCATCAAATGAGTCATTTTACGGTGAGGCACGGTTCTCTGGGCATGAGCCAGATGAGAATAATTATGAGGATGTCAAAAAGCGACAAAGAGGCATCCTAAAGGAACACATATCTGTTGGTCAACCCCAACCAGGTGAAGCTTCAACTCAAATCGAAACAGAAGTGTCTGAAGAAAAAATATCCCTGAACAGAATATCCGGCATTGAAGCTGATACTTCATCCTATTCTGGTGACATAGAAAGAGGTATTACACGCCAAGGTTCTTCTTTGGCATCTGTAGAAGAGAGATCTGGTTGGAAAGAAGACGGAGGGAGTGATCTAGCCATTCCTTCGTCTATTGCACCGGTGGACTCATCATTACCATTGCCTACTAGACGCTTCATAAGATCTCCAGTCATAGAACGGATACCTGAGAGCAGTAAAGCTGAGGTATCTAGGAGTGCTGTTAAGGAGCATATGGAGCAACCCACCAGGGAGAAGTTAACTGAAGTCCATAGTACTGATGGAAAGGATGCTGAACTCAAAAGGAGGAAGCTTCAGCGGAATAAGCAGGTACCAAAAGATAGATTTGATGAATGGGAAAAAGCATATAAGCTAGAAACTGAACAGAGAAAAGTTGATATAATGTTCATGAGAGAAGCACTGTTGGAAGCCCAGAGGGCTGCTGATATTTGGGAAGTACCTGTTGGTGCAGTGCTGGTGCGAAATGGAGAAATTATTGCTCGTGGCTGCAATTT AGTGGAGGAATTAAGAGATTCAACTGCCCATGCGGAGATGATTTGTATAAGGGAAGCATCTAACCTACTCCAGACTTGGAGACTTTCG
- the LOC122664345 gene encoding 30S ribosomal protein S31, mitochondrial-like, giving the protein MAMVQLCGAVVRRVMAKGQAAVPAAAASSLPVLCGRGDKKTKRGKRFKGSYGNARPKKEKMIERIKDKVEVPRSTPWPLPFKLI; this is encoded by the coding sequence ATGGCGATGGTGCAGTTGTGCGGCGCAGTAGTGAGAAGGGTTATGGCAAAGGGGCAAGCTGCGGTGCCGGCAGCAGCAGCGTCGTCGCTGCCAGTGCTGTGTGGTCGAGGGGACAAGAAGACGAAGAGAGGGAAGCGGTTTAAGGGTTCGTATGGCAACGCAagacccaagaaagagaaaatgatcGAGAGGATCAAGGACAAGGTCGAGGTTCCCAGGTCCACTCCTTGGCCTCTTCCTTTCAAGCTCATCTAA